One segment of Ignavibacteriales bacterium DNA contains the following:
- a CDS encoding helix-turn-helix transcriptional regulator, producing MAFSVSQLNRKLKALIDQPAGLYIRTIRLEKAAEMLRNKVASVKEIAFAVGFTEQSNFAKSFKKYFGVAPSEFNIEQDQPRK from the coding sequence GTGGCTTTCAGTGTTTCTCAACTGAACAGAAAATTAAAAGCTTTAATTGATCAGCCTGCAGGACTTTATATTAGAACTATTAGATTAGAAAAAGCTGCGGAAATGTTAAGAAATAAAGTGGCATCAGTTAAAGAAATTGCATTTGCTGTTGGATTTACAGAACAATCAAATTTTGCGAAAAGTTTTAAGAAGTATTTTGGGGTTGCACCATCAGAATTTAACATCGAACAGGATCAGCCGCGTAAGTAA
- a CDS encoding response regulator, producing MPGIDGFEVSKKLKQDALTSHIPIIILTAKSDQEDKLTGLETGADDYLVKPFSTQELIVRVKNLITTRKNLENDTAKQQILILRM from the coding sequence ATGCCGGGTATTGATGGTTTTGAAGTGAGTAAAAAATTAAAACAAGATGCTCTAACCAGCCATATCCCTATAATTATTTTAACGGCAAAATCTGATCAGGAAGATAAATTAACAGGACTTGAAACAGGAGCTGATGATTATCTTGTTAAACCGTTTAGTACACAGGAATTAATTGTTAGAGTAAAAAATCTAATCACAACAAGAAAAAACTTAGAGAACGATACAGCAAAACAGCAAATTTTAATCCTTCGGATGTAA